The nucleotide sequence AGTTAAAACAAAAGACATTTTCCATTATTTCCTAATTTACATAATACTTACATTGACCATTACTAGTGTCACTGGTATAACTAGCTTCTTCTAACGAATCTGAATTTGTCATTATAAATGACTGTGTTGGTACAACAAATGCAATTTCTGCACTGACATCCGCCCAATATAGTACATGTGTATCGCCATTATAAAGAGAACCACCATGATCACTAGTGCTCGATTGTGAAACATTCATTTGTGGAGTTACTTTCCATGAAGTGTAAACGTGACCAGTCCAACCAGCATGTGCAGAAACTGATACTGGCCAACCAAGTGAATTAAGAAATTCCAAAAAATTTggtgatacatttttttcgtGAAGCTGCagaatattaacatttattaaaatacatcTTCTATGTTAaacgctttctttttttctttattaaggCAGGCCAtgatttaaagaataaaaaaatatataaaattcttactACGTTGGACAATATTTCGGGTACTGTTTTCTGACCTGCTTtgacataaaatatatgaacagTATCACATGTTCTTGAACTAATATTATCTAATGTTTCCAAATCTGTACAAAATCCTGGAATAGTAGGATCTAAAGCAGTAAGAGTACTATTCCCAGACTCTTcactttctctattttcgaTATTGAGAAAACCAAAGTGacttaaaaataaacgagcaGTTTGGAATTCATGACATATTTGTGGTGGTGCACATTCCTCAGTTTTTTCATCCACTTCCTTATTACTGACatcatcatattttttttctaaatttatctGACGTTCCAGCAATTGCGATAACAGCTCATGTTCGTTTCTAACTGATTCGTTATCATTCATAACAGCTTCAAGACTAGGTATTGATTCATCtctgttttaaaatatttgttatatttctaaattagaTCAGAGTATATAgtatcatattataatataatatttaaaagaaattacgtaCACTTTACAATGAGGTATTCTATCTACATTGTCAGGGAAAAATTTAGGCTTATAATCCGTTCTTGGTGCTGCTTCATTTAATGGTAAAGGTCGGCCAGGATTTGTATTTACGCTTCTAATACTAGATCTATGCCGTGGCAAATGTCGTAACTGCAAAGTCCATGCATGCCTACCAAATGGTCCGCGTATTAAAACGGTTACTGTAGGTTGCGGATCCTGATCATTTCCTAAAGGTTCTTCTAATAAAGCTAGAATGGTTGCATTTTCGGCAACAAAATAACGAAATCTTTCAACTGCTGCTTGCCGAGCAACACGACCACCAGTCCAACTATTGCAATGCCGAAGCAACGAAACTTCATCTAGTAAAGATGATAATGATTGTGCACCACAAGCACTAGGAAAATAACCGACCTAACGATAAAACAAAtcaattgtttattatatattatattcaccACAATCTATATTAAGggagaaattataataagtacctgttctaatattattgtaaGAAGAGCTTCTGCAGCATCTCTAACACGCATTGATGCTggctttaattctttttcatccttcaTTTTAATTGGTTCACCTGGTTTACCAATACTTTTTGTACCTGATACTCCTAACTCTACTACTTCCAATACTGTTGTTAAACAATCTTTATCCTATAAAATTgcattacattattattatatttagaatAAGTTGTATTTTTTGATAGGATAAGATCAACCTGTAGTAATTGAGAATGAGCGGTTAACCAGGTCGTTAAACAACCAAACGCTGCTACAATAGAAGAATGCAAATCTTTGGAATGTGCTGGAGGAGGTCGCCAACATTGATATGCAATATAATCGCACAACCATTTCACAGCTCGTTTACATTCCAAAGCAtctacaaaacaaaataaatatctgtGTTACCATTATCTTTGATTtctaaaaatatgatttttttttttttaattatcagaGCGTTTATCAAACCTGTGAGTTTCCTTGctgcaaaaatatatattagaaataagtatatattaacaaagaaatCCAATGAtgtaaattgatatatttaatgttgAATATTACCTGTTTCTCGAATTCGCGTTCTTGCCAATCCTGATAACATTTCAAGTGCAGCCAGTGAAATGTTTAAATCTGTTTTCCATGAAGATATCAACCTGTGACAAACGAGATACGTGGCTCGTACGAAAAGAGCATGTGCCGAATCTGAaacattatttcattttaatatgatttgctattgataaaattgtataatatgatattttttaatgaaattggAATTTTGATATATGCAGGGTTGTGAAAAAAACActctctttaaaatatatcgtcgatgaataaaaataaggtaAAATGAACACAAAAACGATTACACTCCAGAGATTTGGCAAGTAATTGCAGTACCAAGGTGAATAGTACTCGTATTTACCGAATGCAATGCATTCCTCTTGAAGAGTTGCTATATCAGAGGCATCACCGAGAGAACGTTGATCACTGGATATGCTTATTTGACTGGCTGAATCGCTGGTAACTATCAAGCGATGATGAGTACAATGGCAAATGCACAACAGaacacaatatataataataaaaaagaataacatttCACAGAAGCATGTGTGAAGCAGGTACAATGAAAGGTGATATTAAGCACCATGCTTTCACTCTGCATTATCATACTGAGTTACAGTAATGTAGTGTACAAGgctttaaataaatgttaataaaaaaaatgttacttctttaattagatataGCAGTAGCTTTGGCTACTCTCTATTAgcataaaacaaaataatctctataataatttttttatatatttgttacaaAATGTAACTCAGGACAGTGCATGTAAAATTTAACGTTTTCAAGccaacgtttctttttaacaaacctgaagataataaattaactgTTGTATCATTTGGTACTGCATCTGGCTGTGTCACTTGTTCAACCTCTTCTGCTGCAGCAGAATCTTGTACACTTAGCAAAAGACCCcctaaaaagaataaatatagatataaaaataatatttctttgaaaggaaatatttctttataacttACCTAGAAGCATATGAGTATTTTGTGGATCAGTTTCTACTTGTAATGCATTAATAAGCAAATTCATCAATCTTGATTTTAATTGTGCAAAGGTCATTTGAGTTTTTTCAGAAGATGTATTTGGAAATGTTGGAAGTTCTTTGATAGGGAGAttctacaaataatatttttaattaaattgcatatttatgatatattatgaACATCATCGTGAATGTATATTACCTGAAAGTGTAATGGTAATGCTAACATCGATATAAGTAAATGTATCGAAGCTCGTCTTAAATCCGGTTTCGAAACtatattagattttaattttaaatctttctcaGGGAGTACCAGTTCCAAGGCAGATAATACTGCAGGTACTAACACTTGTACACCATTCAAAtccaaacgaaataaatcggaCGAATTCAAAAGAATATATGCTAATGTTTCACCACACTCTCTtgtctataaaatatataaaaacatctAAATTATAgttattcataataatttaatatataaattaaataataaaaaaacttgCATCATCTAATTTGAGACCATGGTGCATTGCTTGATAAAATCTTGCTAAATAAACAGGCAATATTTCTTCTCCAGTCTTTTTGGCACAAAAAATTCTACAGAGTGCACCCATAGCTTCTGCTCTGCCTGATTCATAACGATCTATACAAAGTGTAGGAGGTACTTCACTAATAGTTTCTTGTAACGAACTTGGCCCATCTACAAGTACTGAGGATGGACGTTTTGATGCTCCTGATGGTTctgaaaaatagaatatagtatatatataaaatataacaactttatgtacaataaattgtatattcgATGAGATAACGTACGAGGTAAATTTTGTGACCATCCATTTGTTCCTATAAATGCAGCTTCGAATAACCATTCTCCAAAAAGGTGTAATATACTATTGCACTTAGGTCTACTTGGTGCTAAAGGAGGTCGAATATCTTGACCAAGTGAGGTCATAGCTATAAATAtggaatatatcattttattataaatctatataatcTATAGAATCGTCTTATTGAACATAAATTCATGAATTATCTTACAAGTTGTACTAGATGCTGATGATGGTCCTGAATTTGATATCAACATTGGAGGTGTACTAGATACGCGACTGGTTGTTAAACCAATCAAAGAAGCTTTTGGTATCCCTATATAATCAAAGCAACaaagttaaaattaataatagattttttaaacTGTTATTCCACTTGTACATTAACTTCCACATGGAAGaccttttctgtttttataataatacaaagaaaagagtGTGAAGATAACAGATGAAGTGATATACACATTGAAAATAGCATAAGAAATATGATAGCAAGGAAAAGTATAAGATGCTGAATACCCTTAGTAACCGCAGAAGGTGTAACACTGAAACTTTTGGCAAGTCGGCGTTGTGTTGGAGGTGTAGGGGAGGGTTGTGGTTGGTCCTTGCCACTTGATCTGTCCCACCCAACACCTATGTTTCCATTATTATTGGTTCCAGATGCAATGTTCGATACGCAACATTCTTCCCAGCAACATGCTTGTGAAACTCCTAAAACAATTGTGTGAATGTGCACCCACCACCCATGAGTGATCAAGTTGTTAAGCAACTACTTTGTGCTCTACAAAATGTttgcagaaaaagaaattattaacataaagataataaatattgaataaaaatagtaaatatatatatatacatacatacatatatatatatatatatatatatatatatatatataaagtatttccAAACTATACAAAGATATTTGCACAttcacaatatttattataggcCTGATTTActtgagaaaataaatttaccaaGAAATGCATCAACTTGTCCAGCTATTCCTTTTATAGCTTTCAAGAATATTTGTGGCAATCCTTGTAGACATGGATGTTGACAAGGATCTATAACATTTGGGCTAGCAATAGCATATTGGAAAAATGCTTGAGTTTGTGATACTACAGCTGGTCTGCATAAATCTACAGGATCTCCAATAGTTCGCAAAAGTCTGTACCATGCTTGTGCAACAGCTTCCTCTGACATAGTTGGTGGCACAAGTTGTGCATCTTCTTCGcctaaaaataaatcatagataatatttggcatatttttattatagaaattaatttaacaaagaTATACTAACTTATTTTTAACTCTGGGAACATTGGCCCATACATAATTTGTAAAAGTCTTGCTGTGAGTGCTAGGCACACACGATTCCATTGTTCTATCAAAGCTAATCTGTGCCGCCATCGAAGGCACGACTCTCGTAATGTACGCCATAAAGGTGGTGCAGGAAAATTACGTTCGCAAGCTACTAACCATACCTGAAACAAAAGTtaagttaatatatttatttttcaaatgataaaattagtTAATATGGTTGATAAAATGACTagtacataataaaattattaatacctCTAATAATACACCAAGTACTCTTTCACACAGCTGTTCACCAGCATCTTCCCTTGTTGCTGGTGGTGCTAATAATGCATCATTAATtccaataagaaataataataaactttcccaagtttctctttctaatgaTGCTGGACCTCTTGCAATTTGTTGAAGTGTTCTGAGCACTCTATGACATAACACAGCTTGTCTGTTTATAGTATCACttcctataaatatataaaattattaatctcatagaaatataataatataatataaaaagtccAGTTTCTgcttctaaaaataaaaatattagcaTTGCATTATAAATTACCTAAATCCTGATACAAAAATGGCCAAActatgaaaagagaagagatcaAATAGATAAGCAGAagaatattaatgtatttaaagaaatgcataaaaaaaaaacaaataaaagaaattaatattttaaaatgataattcttaccttctccttttcttggaataaataaattatgaaaatgacTTATAATCTTCCTAGCATAAAAATTTGGATCATCTATAATTGGCCTTGGTACAGAAACCTTTGGTGTAGAATATAATGCAGATAGCCATTCACAATATACATTAACACAATCTCTGACCGTGTCATGTTCAGCTAAGGGTAAAGAAAGGCCATAACAAATAACTTCCATACACCACTGTACTTCCTTATCAGTGCATAAAGGACTAGGTTCTGCTGCTTGAGTAATACCAAGATTAGCAGCTAGTTGACGTACTATGGATAATGCGACTTCTTTTCCTGCTCCAGGTGAAAACTTTTCTAATACACTTTGACTTTCTTCTGAACCTTGTTGAATCAGAATGCTTAAAGAAGCCCATTCTGAATACATTCCTCCTTGGGAATCCTATAATGATTATATGATATGTAAATACTGTTAAATACTTACacagattaaataaaatacttactTTATGATTAACTCTATTGAATACGCCTAAATTCATAGATTATTGTATACTATACAtccaaaaattatttgtagTTCAACTTATCAAAATCAATGACTTTGTTTGATGCACTGCCATAAACATTGTTCACTTGGTATAAAatgtacttatattatatgtcCTGAGATCATACATTATCTTATTCATTTCCAATATCAACAGtaacgtaataaaattattttttatttatatcacttTCATAATTATACTGTCAATGTGTGAAACCTAGTTATACAAAGAgattaacatattttctttatttaacattgatgaaaatatcaatatatacttactttttcTAACCTACATTTCTTTGATAGAATTGTAGTATAAGttacacatatgtacgtgtgtgttaTAATATGTGTCAAAAGTAAGCAAAATATTGAGGTTTGAGTATCACAAAAAAATGCactttttttgatatttcttttataatatactgatgaaattcaaaaaattattttaaatcaaatcaTACATCTTATAATACTGAATAACTTttattggttttttttttcttgatacagaaaaaatctaagaagtatatatttatattcttagatttctattatattctgTACTGTTTTACACCCAACTAAAATTACTATATAAGTTCCAGTACAGAAAACTATTGATAATGTTAATTCTCCAGATTAGGTGGCGCAGTGATGCATTGGTAGGCCGTTCATTGAATTGACTACAGATCTTGACGTTATATTATTCTTGGAATAAAGAACAATGAAAACAGTAGCATAAAGGAAAGTTTTATTAGCTCTATCTTTccacgtatatataatgtcaTGAGTTAGAAATACTAAAGAAAGTCAGAATAATAAAACTGATTAAGAAATGTTACGTGTAATAtcattagatattttaaatataaaacactcaattacatatatattgcaaACATATATCAAcacatattacaaataaatccatgaataaaaaatacctctttacaaattatattacaaattcttaaagtatagatataatttttcaaagagcAAAAAGAGATTTAAGGTCATTAAGCGATAGTTTTGAAACAAGTTGGTTCTTTTCACCACTTAATACGTTTTGAGATATGGCCAATTTATTTTCCTGTAAGCGTTTGATACGTTCTTCTAtagtatttttacaaataaaccTATAAACATAAAGtgattatgatatataaaaataatttcacacAATTCTATAGTACAttcaaataagaaaatcaGAACTGTATATAATGCTTACTTATAAATAAAGACGTCTTTTTTTTGACCAAATCGATATATCCTATCTTGAGCTTGTGTTTCTAACTGGGGATTCCAGTGAATGTCAATAAGTAATAGATGATTTCCTCCTACAAGATTTAGTCCAACTCCACCAGCAGTAAGTGAaagtaacaaaatttttgGATCTCCGGATAGATCATTGAAAGAATCTATTATAACCTAGAAGacatacaacatatatatagattacttttatcaattaaaaagtatatcattgatgaataaaataataaaaataatcccCTACTTGTCGATCTTTAATAGGCACTTTGCCTGAAAATTCTCTAAATGTTGCCCCTTTTATTGTAGATAAATGAGATCCAATAATTTCTAACATACTTGACCATTGTGAAACAATAATAAGCTTATCTCCTTTGTCTAAAATTTGTGTGACCATATTGAGTACTGCTTTTAtctacattaataatatacaattttataatttatataatgaatttagtccatatgtttaatatattaattgttatgtaaaaatttacattatacaaattattgtATGAGAGGATAGTTACTTACTTTGGAACTCATACGGTCTGACTCAAAAACTG is from Vespula vulgaris chromosome 22, iyVesVulg1.1, whole genome shotgun sequence and encodes:
- the LOC127071523 gene encoding ral GTPase-activating protein subunit beta isoform X1, which encodes MNLGVFNRVNHKDSQGGMYSEWASLSILIQQGSEESQSVLEKFSPGAGKEVALSIVRQLAANLGITQAAEPSPLCTDKEVQWCMEVICYGLSLPLAEHDTVRDCVNVYCEWLSALYSTPKVSVPRPIIDDPNFYARKIISHFHNLFIPRKGEVWPFLYQDLGSDTINRQAVLCHRVLRTLQQIARGPASLERETWESLLLFLIGINDALLAPPATREDAGEQLCERVLGVLLEVWLVACERNFPAPPLWRTLRESCLRWRHRLALIEQWNRVCLALTARLLQIMYGPMFPELKISEEDAQLVPPTMSEEAVAQAWYRLLRTIGDPVDLCRPAVVSQTQAFFQYAIASPNVIDPCQHPCLQGLPQIFLKAIKGIAGQVDAFLGVSQACCWEECCVSNIASGTNNNGNIGVGWDRSSGKDQPQPSPTPPTQRRLAKSFSVTPSAVTKGIPKASLIGLTTSRVSSTPPMLISNSGPSSASSTTSMTSLGQDIRPPLAPSRPKCNSILHLFGEWLFEAAFIGTNGWSQNLPQPSGASKRPSSVLVDGPSSLQETISEVPPTLCIDRYESGRAEAMGALCRIFCAKKTGEEILPVYLARFYQAMHHGLKLDDTRECGETLAYILLNSSDLFRLDLNGVQVLVPAVLSALELVLPEKDLKLKSNIVSKPDLRRASIHLLISMLALPLHFQNLPIKELPTFPNTSSEKTQMTFAQLKSRLMNLLINALQVETDPQNTHMLLGGLLLSVQDSAAAEEVEQVTQPDAVPNDTTVNLLSSVTSDSASQISISSDQRSLGDASDIATLQEECIAFDSAHALFVRATYLVCHRLISSWKTDLNISLAALEMLSGLARTRIRETARKLTDALECKRAVKWLCDYIAYQCWRPPPAHSKDLHSSIVAAFGCLTTWLTAHSQLLQDKDCLTTVLEVVELGVSGTKSIGKPGEPIKMKDEKELKPASMRVRDAAEALLTIILEQVGYFPSACGAQSLSSLLDEVSLLRHCNSWTGGRVARQAAVERFRYFVAENATILALLEEPLGNDQDPQPTVTVLIRGPFGRHAWTLQLRHLPRHRSSIRSVNTNPGRPLPLNEAAPRTDYKPKFFPDNVDRIPHCKVDESIPSLEAVMNDNESVRNEHELLSQLLERQINLEKKYDDVSNKEVDEKTEECAPPQICHEFQTARLFLSHFGFLNIENRESEESGNSTLTALDPTIPGFCTDLETLDNISSRTCDTVHIFYVKAGQKTVPEILSNVLHEKNVSPNFLEFLNSLGWPVSVSAHAGWTGHVYTSWKVTPQMNVSQSSTSDHGGSLYNGDTHVLYWADVSAEIAFVVPTQSFIMTNSDSLEEASYTSDTSNGQSWFERSISESGGSRSCSIPQNSRTMSLDFEKQPPSFSGSGPPSSSSADPVKPRRTTKHALPIQTDTRIMVVWLESLEDYTHFPIGDILPFTHTGLEYCRTIQPSDVQVIFLQSLASGLMRVRLQGPTSRINLATPLIDGMVVSRRVLGTLVRQTALNMGRRKRLDNDSYHPPHVRRRLKIQDMVQKYKRNLSEPELLTLLFSSTQTY
- the LOC127071523 gene encoding ral GTPase-activating protein subunit beta isoform X4, giving the protein MNLGVFNRVNHKDSQGGMYSEWASLSILIQQGSEESQSVLEKFSPGAGKEVALSIVRQLAANLGITQAAEPSPLCTDKEVQWCMEVICYGLSLPLAEHDTVRDCVNVYCEWLSALYSTPKVSVPRPIIDDPNFYARKIISHFHNLFIPRKGEVWPFLYQDLGSDTINRQAVLCHRVLRTLQQIARGPASLERETWESLLLFLIGINDALLAPPATREDAGEQLCERVLGVLLEVWLVACERNFPAPPLWRTLRESCLRWRHRLALIEQWNRVCLALTARLLQIMYGPMFPELKISEEDAQLVPPTMSEEAVAQAWYRLLRTIGDPVDLCRPAVVSQTQAFFQYAIASPNVIDPCQHPCLQGLPQIFLKAIKGIAGQVDAFLGVSQACCWEECCVSNIASGTNNNGNIGVGWDRSSGKDQPQPSPTPPTQRRLAKSFSVTPSAVTKGIPKASLIGLTTSRVSSTPPMLISNSGPSSASSTTSMTSLGQDIRPPLAPSRPKCNSILHLFGEWLFEAAFIGTNGWSQNLPQPSGASKRPSSVLVDGPSSLQETISEVPPTLCIDRYESGRAEAMGALCRIFCAKKTGEEILPVYLARFYQAMHHGLKLDDTRECGETLAYILLNSSDLFRLDLNGVQVLVPAVLSALELVLPEKDLKLKSNIVSKPDLRRASIHLLISMLALPLHFQNLPIKELPTFPNTSSEKTQMTFAQLKSRLMNLLINALQVETDPQNTHMLLGGLLLSVQDSAAAEEVEQVTQPDAVPNDTTVNLLSSDSAHALFVRATYLVCHRLISSWKTDLNISLAALEMLSGLARTRIRETARKLTDALECKRAVKWLCDYIAYQCWRPPPAHSKDLHSSIVAAFGCLTTWLTAHSQLLQDKDCLTTVLEVVELGVSGTKSIGKPGEPIKMKDEKELKPASMRVRDAAEALLTIILEQVGYFPSACGAQSLSSLLDEVSLLRHCNSWTGGRVARQAAVERFRYFVAENATILALLEEPLGNDQDPQPTVTVLIRGPFGRHAWTLQLRHLPRHRSSIRSVNTNPGRPLPLNEAAPRTDYKPKFFPDNVDRIPHCKVDESIPSLEAVMNDNESVRNEHELLSQLLERQINLEKKYDDVSNKEVDEKTEECAPPQICHEFQTARLFLSHFGFLNIENRESEESGNSTLTALDPTIPGFCTDLETLDNISSRTCDTVHIFYVKAGQKTVPEILSNVLHEKNVSPNFLEFLNSLGWPVSVSAHAGWTGHVYTSWKVTPQMNVSQSSTSDHGGSLYNGDTHVLYWADVSAEIAFVVPTQSFIMTNSDSLEEASYTSDTSNGQSWFERSISESGGSRSCSIPQNSRTMSLDFEKQPPSFSGSGPPSSSSADPVKPRRTTKHALPIQTDTRIMVVWLESLEDYTHFPIGDILPFTHTGLEYCRTIQPSDVQVIFLQSLASGLMRVRLQGPTSRINLATPLIDGMVVSRRVLGTLVRQTALNMGRRKRLDNDSYHPPHVRRRLKIQDMVQKYKRNLSEPELLTLLFSSTQTY